CGTTCATTCTTGGATGAATCAGTTTAGATCCATTTTTGTGCGATACTCAAAATCCATCAAAAATTATCTCGCTTTTTCTCAATTTGCTGCCGCAATCATTGTTTCTAATAAAATTTGAGTTTAGGGATGGGCTCTAAAAAACAAGAAAAAGACAAATGGTTTAATTCTTTTTGTAATAATCAAGCCTAAAAAGGTTCATTGTTTGGGGCTTCACGTATGCGATAAAAGTGTGCTAGACTGCTTTCTATGAATACTAATTATGATATTACGTACTACATTAATGATATTCGTCAAAAGCTCGCTGCTGTGTACAATGATGATACATTATGTCAGCAATATGCCTGGTGGATTTTACAGGCTATTTGTGGAAAAACAAAAACAGAGCTCATCATTCAAGAAGCGCCCATGCTCACTCCTGAGCAACAACAAAAAATTGATCGATGGATGCAACTTCTTGTTCAAGATAAAATGCCGTTACAATATGTGCTTGGTTCAGTGCCCTTTGCAGACCTTGATATTTTAGTCGAACCACCAACGCTTATTCCGCGACCAGAAACAGAAGAATGGTGTTTGTATATTGTCGAACATTTACTAACGTTGGATAACAAAAAAATAACAATTTTGGATGTAGCGACCGGTTCGGGGTGCATAGCGCTTGCTTTTGCAGATTATTTACCACAAGCCAGAATTGTAGCAACAGATATAGCAGATGCTGCGCTTGAACTGACAGAAAAAAATATTGAACATAATAAAATCAGAAATGTTACGTGCATACAATCAGATCTGTTTGAATCAATTCCTTGCGGCATGCGTTTTGATTGTATTGTGTCTAATCCTCCGTATATCACTGCTGCAGAATTTAAAGATCTTGATGAAACGGTTACACGCTGGGAAGATCATGATGCGCTCATTGCGCACGATAATGGACTTGCTATTATTAAAGAAATCATTGCGCAAGCGCCACAATTTATACACACTAATGATGAAATGAAGCATAAAAATATACCTCAGGTTGTTATCGAAATTGGATATG
This window of the Candidatus Babeliales bacterium genome carries:
- the prmC gene encoding peptide chain release factor N(5)-glutamine methyltransferase, which encodes MNTNYDITYYINDIRQKLAAVYNDDTLCQQYAWWILQAICGKTKTELIIQEAPMLTPEQQQKIDRWMQLLVQDKMPLQYVLGSVPFADLDILVEPPTLIPRPETEEWCLYIVEHLLTLDNKKITILDVATGSGCIALAFADYLPQARIVATDIADAALELTEKNIEHNKIRNVTCIQSDLFESIPCGMRFDCIVSNPPYITAAEFKDLDETVTRWEDHDALIAHDNGLAIIKEIIAQAPQFIHTNDEMKHKNIPQVVIEIGYAQGVAVRELMHAARYNDILVHKDLEGKDRFVTGRVDYVANSSSGS